One part of the Solanum dulcamara chromosome 8, daSolDulc1.2, whole genome shotgun sequence genome encodes these proteins:
- the LOC129899164 gene encoding uncharacterized protein LOC129899164 has protein sequence MAPKKRGGRARATVVTARKVVEETVSVIVTPVAGETETESQTLLTEENQSFEILTPPTSEEVATPKRTINIQDKSVAQQRKPDPAQQVDEDETQPAEEPEEMPTPPKMEADQNKAQKRKPDPAQKAKGGGGERKKKRAKVGGGVGPSEGYRRYVFRVMKQVHPDMGISSKAMTILNNLMGDMFERIANEAAILSKYVGRATLASVDIQDAVKLVLPGELGKHAIAEGTKAVANYVSSVEKAKSKP, from the coding sequence ATGGCACCAAAGAAACGTGGAGGAAGGGCCCGTGCCACGGTGGTCACCGCCCGAAAAGTGGTGGAAGAAACCGTCTCCGTCATCGTAACTCCGGTCGCCGGTGAAACGGAGACCgaaagtcaaactttattgactGAAGAAAATCAATCATTCGAAATACTAACACCACCTACTTCCGAAGAAGTAGCAACACCTAAGAGAACCATTAATATTCAAGACAAATCCGTGGCCCAACAAAGGAAACCCGACCCGGCCCAACAAGTAGATGAAGACGAAACTCAACCAGCTGAAGAGCCAGAAGAGATGCCCACACCTCCGAAAATGGAAGCGGATCAAAACAAAGCCCAGAAGAGGAAACCCGACCCGGCCCAGAAAGcaaaaggaggaggaggagagagGAAAAAGAAGAGGGCGAAAGTGGGTGGAGGAGTGGGACCCAGCGAAGGGTACAGAAGGTATGTGTTTAGGGTGATGAAGCAAGTTCATCCAGATATGGGAATTTCATCAAAGGCTATGACGATATTGAATAATTTGATGGGTGATATGTTCGAGAGGATTGCCAATGAAGCGGCGATTCTCTCGAAGTACGTGGGCCGGGCCACGTTGGCGTCGGTGGATATTCAGGATGCGGTGAAATTGGTGCTGCCTGGGGAGCTAGGGAAGCATGCAATTGCTGAAGGGACAAAAGCTGTTGCTAACTATGTATCTAGTGTCGAGAAGGCCAAGTCCAAGCCATAA